The following DNA comes from Lentibacillus sp. Marseille-P4043.
TTTGGCGGACATTTAAACATAGGGAAGATTCTTTTTATGGCCGTCTTAGTTGTTGGGGTAATTGGATTAAAGCTTTCTGATAATGATCAAACTGAAGGAGTTTTACAGTGATGGGTTGGATATTTATTGGTTTGGCGGCAATTTGTGAAGTGATTGGTGTATTAGGTTTGCGGCTATTCAGTCAAACTAGGACACTAAAAAATGGAACAATTTATCTTGGAGGGCTTGGTGGATCTTTTGTATTGTTGTACTTTTCATTTACGTATTTACAAGTAAGTATCGCTTATGCAGTCTTTATCGGGATTGGAACAGCTGGTGCGGTATTGTTGAATATGATTTTTTTCGGTGAGTCAAAAAGTATTTATCGAATTATGAGCCTAGTAGCGATTATCATTGGGGTAGTT
Coding sequences within:
- a CDS encoding DMT family transporter; this translates as MGWIFIGLAAICEVIGVLGLRLFSQTRTLKNGTIYLGGLGGSFVLLYFSFTYLQVSIAYAVFIGIGTAGAVLLNMIFFGESKSIYRIMSLVAIIIGVVGLKALS